The following are encoded together in the Nitratidesulfovibrio sp. SRB-5 genome:
- a CDS encoding AAA family ATPase, which translates to MNYLELLGLSREPFSTSPDPLSYYRAPGHELCLHRLEIAVRLRRGLNVVLGEVGTGKSTLCRCLLRAFAEQPEVTAHLILDPGFASAEAFALHLCELLAGPDGGTGAGGAPGAGVGGGMVANWEAGAFRDDAELVPMAANITVSSAPAQGRAPGAAHALAETPRTAPGSELRREAVERIQAALLRLTQEQPGLPDPQGQHGQREGGRIVVLCIDEGQKLLPECLEVLRELLNFETNTEKLLQIILFGQRELEDTIAALPNFRDRINEYLPLRPLSRRETIRMVRHRLRLAGGPAGERLFTLPALLAVHHATGGYPRKIMRLCHQLVMNLLINNRRRVTWREVLAFAHRDAGLGGRLDTGPATSAGRAGSSPLRVVGYAALTAVLLAGVLLGVGVLTGRVPSGGELRLPWASGNGQDAAPAPATATAEVRTDVATQDDTGGMFRPLLALLGLSDQRTASDSGTSAGQADAPGSSSAPGLANSANPVNPASSQGRAGTASRPLAATPVAPAPAAGYPASAAQPTSQTAPPARLGLVVLPRGETLLGLLDTVYGRSAAVLDAVMQANPAITNPNRLPSDTILALPALAMEPGMERRGQYALLLESHATMEEAYRALRARGGGKRDVVLAPVWKPDRGLRFYLMPPRFFARPAEAHAAAERLFPRFPAATVEPAFGDGAVFYRSFD; encoded by the coding sequence ATGAACTACCTTGAATTGCTGGGGCTTTCGCGCGAGCCGTTTTCCACCTCGCCAGACCCGCTCTCGTACTATCGCGCGCCCGGCCACGAGCTGTGCCTGCACCGGCTGGAAATCGCCGTGCGGTTGCGGCGCGGGCTGAACGTGGTGCTGGGCGAGGTGGGCACCGGCAAGAGCACCCTGTGCCGCTGCCTGCTGCGCGCCTTTGCCGAACAGCCGGAAGTGACCGCGCACCTGATCCTGGACCCCGGCTTTGCCAGTGCAGAGGCCTTTGCCCTGCACCTGTGCGAACTGCTGGCCGGGCCTGATGGCGGAACAGGCGCGGGGGGCGCACCCGGCGCGGGAGTCGGCGGAGGGATGGTCGCCAACTGGGAGGCAGGCGCCTTCAGGGACGACGCCGAACTCGTCCCCATGGCGGCCAACATCACGGTCAGCAGCGCGCCCGCGCAAGGGCGCGCGCCGGGGGCCGCGCACGCTCTGGCCGAAACCCCACGCACGGCCCCCGGCAGCGAACTGCGGCGCGAGGCCGTGGAGCGCATCCAGGCCGCGCTGCTGCGCCTGACGCAGGAGCAGCCCGGCCTTCCCGATCCGCAAGGGCAACACGGGCAGCGGGAAGGGGGGCGCATCGTGGTGCTGTGCATCGACGAAGGCCAGAAGCTGCTGCCAGAATGCCTGGAAGTGTTGCGCGAACTGCTGAACTTCGAGACCAACACCGAAAAGCTGCTCCAGATCATCCTGTTCGGCCAGCGCGAACTGGAAGACACCATCGCCGCGCTGCCCAACTTCCGCGACCGCATCAACGAATACCTGCCCCTGCGCCCCCTTTCGCGGCGCGAAACCATCCGCATGGTGCGCCACCGGCTACGCCTTGCGGGCGGCCCCGCCGGAGAGCGGCTGTTCACCCTGCCCGCGCTGCTGGCCGTGCATCACGCCACCGGCGGCTACCCCCGCAAGATCATGCGCCTGTGCCATCAACTGGTCATGAACCTGCTCATCAACAACCGCCGCCGGGTGACCTGGCGCGAGGTGCTGGCCTTTGCCCACCGCGACGCGGGGCTGGGCGGCAGGCTGGATACCGGGCCTGCGACCAGCGCGGGGCGGGCTGGGTCCAGTCCGCTCCGCGTGGTGGGGTATGCCGCGCTGACCGCCGTGCTGCTGGCCGGAGTGCTGCTGGGTGTCGGCGTGCTGACCGGGCGCGTACCCTCCGGCGGCGAACTGCGCCTGCCGTGGGCATCCGGAAACGGACAGGATGCCGCCCCCGCCCCCGCCACCGCCACCGCCGAAGTCCGCACGGATGTCGCCACGCAGGACGACACGGGGGGCATGTTCCGACCACTGCTGGCCTTGCTGGGGTTGTCCGACCAGAGAACCGCATCGGACTCCGGCACGTCGGCGGGGCAAGCCGATGCACCCGGCTCGTCCAGCGCACCCGGTCTTGCCAACTCGGCCAATCCCGTCAATCCGGCCAGCTCGCAGGGCCGGGCGGGCACCGCGTCCCGCCCGCTGGCGGCAACGCCCGTGGCGCCTGCCCCGGCGGCGGGATACCCGGCGTCCGCCGCCCAGCCCACCAGCCAGACCGCGCCCCCTGCCCGGCTGGGGCTGGTGGTGCTGCCGCGCGGTGAAACCCTGCTCGGCCTGCTGGACACCGTGTATGGCCGGTCCGCCGCCGTGCTGGACGCGGTGATGCAGGCCAACCCGGCCATCACCAACCCCAACCGTCTGCCTTCCGATACCATTCTGGCCCTGCCCGCCCTGGCCATGGAGCCGGGCATGGAACGACGCGGCCAGTACGCCCTGCTGCTGGAAAGCCACGCCACGATGGAAGAAGCCTACCGCGCCCTGCGCGCCAGGGGCGGCGGCAAGCGCGACGTGGTGCTGGCCCCGGTGTGGAAGCCCGACCGGGGGCTGCGCTTCTACCTGATGCCGCCGCGCTTTTTCGCCAGGCCCGCAGAGGCCCACGCGGCGGCGGAGCGGCTGTTCCCGCGCTTTCCCGCCGCCACGGTGGAGCCCGCCTTTGGCGACGGCGCGGTGTTCTACCGCAGTTTCGACTGA
- a CDS encoding PhoH family protein, whose amino-acid sequence MAKKKVDAGNGKRRKERAAPVTGATSAPAPSAMLEEAPPLPERNGKIKLTSLEDFEEHRQSHHADIRNAARTAPRPPGKTSVRTARTPAPSPSAMSAPAGRRKSATRTPTGEIRKHYVIDTNVLLEDPGCIEQLRSDNENACYLPQTVLQELDKLKRQPAKAHLVSRAVSAVEAAVLRGHLRVVTGDYQALALPSSAPEVKSSPDQYIIADARSLLATVPREEPVVLVSNDRLLRIMADTSSGLRSEEYRCSIPFRSESERYTGFMPPADVVPNSFTWEGAYPVFHDRALATQEVKFAPTPWNIIPRDVYQALAMRLMLDPDIPLVSLQSTAGKGKTFLALGCALEMVLKEKRHKRIFISKPLVEIGPKLGYLPGDLTEKTDPYMEYIVDLMLKLHNEHRRAPNALAATPNGTSLSRLNPKVIQVLPINYTRGRNLEDCVVILDETQNLSREDLRTLLTRMGRNVKVICMGDTQQVDAPFNSPENNGLNWLVRLLRGNPGYAHLVLRGRKSRGPITDMVVAAGL is encoded by the coding sequence ATGGCGAAGAAGAAGGTGGACGCAGGCAACGGCAAGCGCCGCAAGGAACGGGCAGCCCCCGTCACCGGCGCCACATCCGCCCCCGCGCCTTCTGCGATGCTGGAAGAGGCCCCGCCCCTGCCGGAACGCAACGGCAAGATCAAGCTCACGTCACTGGAGGATTTCGAGGAACACCGCCAGTCGCACCACGCAGACATCAGGAACGCCGCCCGCACGGCGCCCCGCCCCCCAGGCAAGACAAGCGTCAGGACCGCCCGCACGCCTGCCCCGTCCCCATCTGCAATGTCCGCCCCGGCAGGCCGCCGCAAGAGCGCCACACGCACCCCCACCGGCGAAATCCGCAAGCATTACGTCATCGACACCAACGTCCTGCTGGAAGACCCCGGCTGCATCGAGCAGCTGCGCAGCGACAACGAAAACGCCTGCTACCTGCCGCAGACCGTGCTGCAAGAGCTGGACAAGCTGAAGCGCCAGCCCGCCAAGGCCCATCTGGTGTCCCGCGCCGTGTCCGCCGTGGAGGCCGCCGTGCTGCGGGGGCACCTGCGGGTGGTCACCGGCGACTACCAGGCCCTGGCCCTGCCCTCGTCCGCGCCGGAGGTCAAATCATCTCCCGACCAGTACATCATCGCCGACGCCCGCTCGCTGCTGGCCACCGTGCCGCGCGAGGAACCCGTGGTGCTGGTTTCCAACGACCGGCTGCTGCGCATCATGGCCGACACCAGTTCCGGCCTGCGCAGCGAGGAATACCGCTGCTCCATCCCCTTCCGCTCGGAATCGGAACGCTACACCGGCTTCATGCCGCCCGCCGACGTGGTGCCCAACAGCTTCACCTGGGAAGGGGCATACCCCGTGTTCCACGACCGCGCGCTGGCCACGCAGGAGGTCAAGTTCGCCCCCACCCCGTGGAACATCATACCGCGCGACGTGTACCAGGCGCTGGCCATGCGCCTGATGCTGGACCCGGACATTCCGCTTGTCAGCCTGCAATCCACGGCGGGCAAGGGCAAGACCTTCCTGGCGCTGGGCTGCGCGCTGGAAATGGTGCTGAAGGAAAAGCGCCACAAGCGCATCTTCATCTCGAAGCCGCTGGTGGAAATCGGCCCCAAGCTGGGCTACCTGCCCGGCGACCTGACCGAAAAGACCGACCCGTACATGGAATACATCGTGGACCTGATGCTGAAGCTGCACAACGAGCACCGCCGCGCCCCCAACGCGCTGGCGGCCACGCCCAACGGCACCAGCCTCAGCCGCCTGAACCCCAAGGTGATCCAGGTGCTGCCCATCAACTACACGCGGGGCCGCAACCTGGAAGACTGCGTGGTGATCCTGGACGAAACCCAGAACCTCTCGCGCGAGGATCTGCGCACCCTGCTCACCCGCATGGGCCGCAACGTGAAGGTGATCTGCATGGGCGACACCCAGCAGGTGGACGCCCCCTTCAACAGCCCGGAAAACAACGGCCTGAACTGGCTGGTGCGCCTGCTGCGCGGCAACCCCGGCTACGCGCATCTGGTGCTGCGGGGGCGCAAGAGCCGCGGCCCCATCACCGACATGGTGGTGGCGGCGGGGCTGTAG